The nucleotide sequence ATGATCTTTTCTGCGATTTCTTCGTTTTTCTCCGAGATGATTGTCGCTCCTTTTGCTGCATAGGCCCCTTCCTGCATAAAGTCGATCACTCTTGCGCCAATAAAGACTGCCACAAGGGTATACATTGCTTCTTTATAGGATAAGTAGGTAATGAGGGAAAGTGTAATGACGACAAAGTCAAAGATGAACATCGTTTTTCCCATGCTGATGCCTTTGTATTTATGTACCAGTCTTGCAATAATATCAACACCGCCGGTTGTGCCGCCGTATCTGAAAATGATGCCGAGGCCGACTCCGATAAAAACACCTGCAAATAATGAAGCAAGGGTCAAGTCATCTTTAAGCGGCATGAAGATCTGAAATCGTTGGAAGAGCCAAAGGAAGACAGACAGTGCAACCGTACCGATAATGGTATAGAGAAAGGTCGTCCTGCCGAGCAATTTCCAACCGATGAAAAAGATCGGGATGTTCAGCACCAGGTTGGATATCGAGGGGTCAATGTTAAAAAGAAAGTATAAAAGAAGGGTTATTCCGGTAAATCCGCCTTCAGCAAGATTGTTCTGCATGTTAAAATGAACTAGTCCGAATGCAAAAATCGCTGAACCGAGTAAAATAAAGAAAATATTCCGTATTTTCAATTGAAGAAACATGATGTCGATCATCCTCTTTTCTATGTACTTTGCGATAATAGTATAGATGATGGAAACAAAAGGTGCAATCACGCCTTTTGTACAAGCCGGAAAATTTGTCAAAATGTCCTGAACCCGCTAACATGAAGAAGAATGAAGAGGTGATTCTATGAGCCAAAAGACAATGAAAGACCTTCAAAAAGAAGTAGATGAGTACATCGGCCAGTTTAAAGAGGGATATTTCAGCCCGCTTGCGATGATGGCAAGGCTGACCGAAGAAATGGGAGAGCTTGCAAGGGAAATAAACCATACATACGGCGAAAAGCCGAAAAAGGATACAGAAAAAGAAAAGAAGATTGAAGAGGAAGCGGGAGATATTCTGTTTGTGCTGATCTGCCTTGCTAATTCTCTTCAAATCGATCTTGAAGAAGCGCATGATCTTGTCATGAAAAAATTCACAACAAGAGATAAAGACCGCTGGACAAAAAAAGAGTCATAAGGAGAAACAGCTATGGAACAGATTAAAGTTGTCATTGCAGGACCAAGAGGAAGAATGGGGAGAGAAGCGGTTAAGCTTGCTGAAGAAACGCCGCATTTTACTCTGGTAGGGGCAGTTGATCATAAATTCGGAGGTCAAACGCTTAAAGAAGCCGGTGATTTCAAAAGCGAAGCCCTTATTTATACGGATATAGAAGCATGCTTTCAGGAAACAAAGCCTGATGTGCTTATTGATTTAACCACACCTGAGATCGGGAAGATTCATACGAAGAAAGCTCTTGAATACGGGGTAAGGCCTGTAGTCGGCACAACGGGTTTTTCGGATGCTGACCTGAAAGAACTCGAGCAGCTGACAGAAGAAAAAGGCATCGGCGCCATTATTGCCCCAAACTTTGCAATCGGCGCAATCTTAATGATGAAATTTTCACAAATGGCCGCCAAGTATTTTGCGGATGTAGAAATTCTTGAGATGCACCACGATCAAAAGCTGGATGCACCTTCCGGGACGGGTTTGAAAACGGCAGAAATGATTTCTGCTGTCAGAGAAGAGAAAGAACAGGGCCATCCGGATGAGAAAGAGATATTAGATGGAGCCCGCGGTGCCAACTATAAAGGGATTCACGTGCACAGCATCCGTCTTCCGGGGCTTGTTGCCCATCAGGAAGTTCTGTTCGGGGGAGACGGACAGACACTTTCGATCCGCCACGATTCATTTAACCGCGCATCATTTATGTCGGGGGTAAAACTGTGCGTGGAACAGGTAATGAAGCTGGATCTTCTTGTATACGGCCTTGAAAATTTAATCGACTAAAGGGGAATGTCTGATGAATATCGCACTCATAGCTCATGATAAGAAAAAAAATGACCTTATTCAGTTTGCACTGGCCTACAAAGGCATCCTTGGAAAACATAAACTCTATGCGACCGGAACTACAGGTTTAAAAGTAACAGAGGCGACGGGCCTTGAAATACACAGATTCCAGTCCGGGCCGCTTGGCGGTGATCAGGAAATTGGCGCATGCATCGCAAACAATGCAATGGACATGGTCATTTTCTTCCGTGATCCCCTGACTGCCCAGCCTCATGAGCCTGATGTGTCCGCTTTAATCCGTCTGTGTGATGTTTATGCAGTTCCGCTTGCGACGAATATGGGAACAGCGGAAATTCTGATTCATGGACTGGAGCGCGGTGATTTGAAATGGAGAGCAATAGTAAATGACAAAGAAATTGAAGATGACTATGGAAAAGAATAACCTTGATATCCTTGCATTCGGAGCTCATCCCGATGATGCCGAAATCGGGATGGGGGGAACTCTCGCTAAATACGCAGAGCAGGGGTACAGAGTGGGAATCTGCGATTTAACGGAGGCAGAACTTTCTTCAAACGGAACAGTTGCCCTCAGGAAAAAAGAAGCGCAGCTTGCTTCAGACATACTGGGTCTGCAGGAACGGATTTTCCTGGACCTCCCTGACAGGGGACTTTATATGAACCAACAATACATAGATAAGATCATAACGGTTATCAGGCAGTATAAACCTAAGCTCGTATTTGCACCCTGGTTTCAGGACCGTCATCCGGATCACGGGAATTGTGCAAAGCTTGTAGAGGAAGCAAGCTTTTCTGCAGGTGTAAAAAATGTCCGTGATTCAAAATCACAGGCTCATCACAGAGTAAGCCGCGTCTATTTTTATATGATCAACGGTTTTCACAAACCTGATTTTGTCGTTGATGTGACCGGTACGATGGAGAAAAAGCGATTGAGTCTGAATGCGTACGAAAGCCAGTTCGTTAAAGGGGAATCATCCGTTGATACTCCTCTTACGAACGGATACATAGAAAGTGTCGAGAGCCGTGAGCGGCTGTTTGGGAAAGAAGCGGGAGTTACTTATGCAGAGGGATTTTTCTCAAGGTCACCTCTATTGCTTGATAAGGACCTGCTCGGTGAACACCTATGAAAAAGTTGAAAATCGGCATTACCTGCTATCCGTCTGTCGGCGGTTCAGGGGTAGTGGCAACCGAACTTGGAAAAAAACTGGCGGAAAAAGGACACAGTATTCATTTTGTCACAACCAGCAGGCCCTTCAGGCTTGATAAAATGTATCCCAATATCTTTTTTCATGAGGTGGAAGTGAATCAATACTCTGTCTTCAAGCACCCTCCTTATGATCTTGCGCTCGCAAGCAAGATGGCTGAAGTGGCGAAAAGGGAAGAGCTGGACTTGTTTCATGTTCATTATGCGGTGCCGCACGCGATTTGCGCCCATCTCGCAAAACAGATGACAGGTGACCATCTGAAAATCGTTACAACTCTGCACGGAACCGATATTACCGTCCTTGGCCATGATCTGTCCCTGTCCAATATGATCAAGTTCGGCATAGAAGCCTCAGATGCAGTGACGGCTGTGTCAAAGGCACTTGCTGATCAGACGTATGAGCTTCTTCATCCCGAGAAAGACATACAGACCGTTTACAACTTTATCGATGAACGCATTTACAAAAAGAAAGATGTGAATCATCTAAAAGCGGAATATGGCATTGCGGAGGATGAAAAAGTACTGATTCACGTTTCAAACTTCAGGCAGGTAAAAAGGGTGCAGGATGTGGTCAGGGTATTTGCACGCGTTTCCAAAGAAGTAAAGTCAAAGCTTCTTCTTGTCGGAGACGGACCGGAGATGACGTCTGTCTGCAAACTCGTGAAGGAACTCGGCATCAGTGAAAACGTTCTGTTTCTTGGAAAGCAGAATCACCTTGAAGAACTTTATTCCTTAAGTGATGTGAAGCTGCTCCTTTCACAGAAAGAAAGTTTTGGACTTGTCCTTCTTGAAGCGATGGCATGCGGGGTTCCCTGTGTGGCAGCCAATATTGGAGGTATTCCTGAAGTCGTTCAGGACGGCGTTTCCGGATAC is from Bacillus sp. FSL H8-0547 and encodes:
- a CDS encoding YitT family protein → MFLQLKIRNIFFILLGSAIFAFGLVHFNMQNNLAEGGFTGITLLLYFLFNIDPSISNLVLNIPIFFIGWKLLGRTTFLYTIIGTVALSVFLWLFQRFQIFMPLKDDLTLASLFAGVFIGVGLGIIFRYGGTTGGVDIIARLVHKYKGISMGKTMFIFDFVVITLSLITYLSYKEAMYTLVAVFIGARVIDFMQEGAYAAKGATIISEKNEEIAEKIMQEMDRGVTTLKGMGSYTKMDRNILYCVVAKNEIVRLKAVITSVDPHAFVAVSDVHDVLGEGFTLDADKNPIQR
- the bshA gene encoding N-acetyl-alpha-D-glucosaminyl L-malate synthase BshA; protein product: MKKLKIGITCYPSVGGSGVVATELGKKLAEKGHSIHFVTTSRPFRLDKMYPNIFFHEVEVNQYSVFKHPPYDLALASKMAEVAKREELDLFHVHYAVPHAICAHLAKQMTGDHLKIVTTLHGTDITVLGHDLSLSNMIKFGIEASDAVTAVSKALADQTYELLHPEKDIQTVYNFIDERIYKKKDVNHLKAEYGIAEDEKVLIHVSNFRQVKRVQDVVRVFARVSKEVKSKLLLVGDGPEMTSVCKLVKELGISENVLFLGKQNHLEELYSLSDVKLLLSQKESFGLVLLEAMACGVPCVAANIGGIPEVVQDGVSGYLCDVGDISAIAEKTISLLTDHELHERMSKESVKIAQVTFHSAHIVKQYETLYYQLLESGEKGE
- the mgsA gene encoding methylglyoxal synthase — protein: MNIALIAHDKKKNDLIQFALAYKGILGKHKLYATGTTGLKVTEATGLEIHRFQSGPLGGDQEIGACIANNAMDMVIFFRDPLTAQPHEPDVSALIRLCDVYAVPLATNMGTAEILIHGLERGDLKWRAIVNDKEIEDDYGKE
- a CDS encoding nucleotide pyrophosphohydrolase, whose amino-acid sequence is MSQKTMKDLQKEVDEYIGQFKEGYFSPLAMMARLTEEMGELAREINHTYGEKPKKDTEKEKKIEEEAGDILFVLICLANSLQIDLEEAHDLVMKKFTTRDKDRWTKKES
- the bshB1 gene encoding bacillithiol biosynthesis deacetylase BshB1, yielding MTKKLKMTMEKNNLDILAFGAHPDDAEIGMGGTLAKYAEQGYRVGICDLTEAELSSNGTVALRKKEAQLASDILGLQERIFLDLPDRGLYMNQQYIDKIITVIRQYKPKLVFAPWFQDRHPDHGNCAKLVEEASFSAGVKNVRDSKSQAHHRVSRVYFYMINGFHKPDFVVDVTGTMEKKRLSLNAYESQFVKGESSVDTPLTNGYIESVESRERLFGKEAGVTYAEGFFSRSPLLLDKDLLGEHL
- the dapB gene encoding 4-hydroxy-tetrahydrodipicolinate reductase; its protein translation is MEQIKVVIAGPRGRMGREAVKLAEETPHFTLVGAVDHKFGGQTLKEAGDFKSEALIYTDIEACFQETKPDVLIDLTTPEIGKIHTKKALEYGVRPVVGTTGFSDADLKELEQLTEEKGIGAIIAPNFAIGAILMMKFSQMAAKYFADVEILEMHHDQKLDAPSGTGLKTAEMISAVREEKEQGHPDEKEILDGARGANYKGIHVHSIRLPGLVAHQEVLFGGDGQTLSIRHDSFNRASFMSGVKLCVEQVMKLDLLVYGLENLID